In the genome of Candidatus Nitrosotenuis sp. DW1, one region contains:
- a CDS encoding CBS domain-containing protein, with product MKLKNPNLDQVIRNSVTIPHNTSLLEARDFLLRHKVGRLPVLDSNKKPVGIITEKDFVRVIYKLGGKSIDKILVKDFMSKNLITVTRGDTIYRCAKLMQNNKISSILVLENNGTLAGIVTKTDIASVFLTQSVGPLKVSQIMTPKVVTVMPADSLLLVESLLVKYRISRIVVERNKKPVGIITNRDFIPAKMPRWIRQFADPKEVEDFRLNPSPDEFKMNQLSYILSFRAEDIMTPNPITVGANEDVSTVVLLMIRNGISGLPVVRKSILVGIITKSDIVKAIAEE from the coding sequence ATGAAGTTAAAAAACCCAAATCTTGATCAGGTGATCAGAAATTCCGTTACAATACCGCACAATACAAGCTTGCTTGAGGCAAGGGATTTTCTATTAAGACACAAAGTTGGAAGACTTCCAGTTCTTGATAGTAACAAAAAACCGGTCGGGATTATCACAGAAAAAGACTTTGTCAGAGTAATCTACAAGCTTGGAGGAAAGTCGATTGATAAGATCCTAGTCAAGGACTTTATGTCAAAAAATTTGATTACCGTAACAAGGGGCGATACAATTTATCGCTGCGCAAAACTGATGCAAAATAACAAGATTAGCTCGATTTTAGTACTAGAAAACAACGGTACCTTGGCAGGGATAGTTACAAAAACAGACATTGCGTCCGTGTTTCTAACTCAATCCGTTGGACCGCTCAAGGTTTCCCAGATAATGACTCCAAAGGTAGTCACTGTCATGCCTGCAGACTCTCTTCTCCTGGTTGAAAGTCTTCTTGTGAAATACAGAATATCAAGAATAGTGGTCGAGAGGAACAAAAAACCGGTCGGGATTATCACGAATCGGGATTTTATTCCAGCAAAAATGCCAAGATGGATAAGACAGTTTGCAGATCCGAAAGAGGTTGAAGATTTTAGGCTAAACCCAAGTCCAGACGAATTTAAGATGAATCAGCTTTCGTACATTTTATCATTTAGGGCAGAAGACATCATGACGCCAAACCCAATTACGGTTGGCGCAAACGAGGATGTGTCCACAGTGGTTCTTCTCATGATTAGAAATGGGATAAGCGGATTGCCTGTTGTCAGAAAGTCTATTTTGGTTGGAATCATTACAAAATCAGACATCGTAAAGGCTATTGCAGAAGAGTAA
- a CDS encoding transcription initiation factor IIB: MKCVEEGCSGAPNITDVDTGEVCCTGCGSVLIEKIETMVPEHYNSEQHVGSGRSGGRVSLTMADMGLSTIIGAKNNDATGKSLSADMKNTFYRLRIWDSRSRSHSIDKSLSSAFILLNSIKEKLAVPDTVVENTAHLYRKALSKKLTRGRNIAGVISASLYISCKEAGIPRTLADVADASNISVKDLSRHVRVLVKNLDLKLESYDSSEFVTRIASIAKISEKTQRGALNILSDAKEKGVTEGKNPVAMAASSLYLSCMMNNEGKSQRKIAAASGISMVTIRTRARFLVQTLNLSNLFA, encoded by the coding sequence ATGAAATGTGTTGAAGAAGGTTGTTCTGGCGCTCCTAACATAACAGACGTTGATACGGGCGAGGTTTGTTGTACTGGTTGCGGTTCAGTTTTGATTGAAAAAATTGAGACTATGGTTCCAGAGCACTACAATTCTGAGCAACATGTTGGAAGTGGAAGATCCGGTGGAAGGGTTTCACTCACAATGGCAGACATGGGATTATCCACAATTATTGGGGCCAAAAATAACGACGCCACAGGCAAGTCCTTGTCAGCAGACATGAAAAATACATTTTACAGGCTGCGAATCTGGGATTCTCGAAGCAGATCACATTCAATTGATAAAAGTCTGAGCTCTGCCTTTATTTTGCTCAATTCAATAAAAGAGAAGCTGGCAGTACCAGATACGGTGGTAGAAAATACCGCTCACCTATATAGAAAAGCATTATCTAAAAAACTCACAAGGGGCCGCAATATTGCAGGCGTTATTTCTGCATCATTATACATATCATGTAAGGAGGCAGGAATTCCAAGAACTTTGGCAGACGTTGCAGATGCGTCCAATATTAGCGTCAAGGATTTATCAAGGCATGTCAGGGTCTTGGTTAAAAACCTGGATTTGAAATTAGAATCTTATGACTCGTCTGAATTTGTTACTAGAATAGCTAGTATCGCCAAAATAAGTGAGAAAACACAACGGGGTGCTTTGAACATATTATCTGATGCTAAAGAAAAAGGTGTTACTGAAGGAAAAAATCCTGTCGCGATGGCAGCAAGTTCTCTTTATCTGTCATGCATGATGAATAATGAGGGTAAAAGTCAAAGGAAGATAGCTGCTGCATCTGGAATAAGCATGGTCACTATTAGAACTAGAGCCAGATTTTTAGTGCAGACTCTGAATTTATCCAACTTGTTTGCGTAA
- a CDS encoding bifunctional nuclease family protein, whose translation MKIDEKPDEDYEEVKIEQLGLLDLMTGIVVLQSSTGKQFHITAFSAEIAGFIASFMEGKREVPPTIYGMFEQMCEENGLFLVRVKIYESGGIFRANLYFTGKKEVILRNYRSSDAIALATFYNVPILVRKNLLKEQEAKKPKDDSLPVK comes from the coding sequence ATGAAAATTGACGAAAAGCCGGATGAAGACTATGAGGAAGTCAAAATAGAACAGCTTGGTCTGTTGGATTTGATGACTGGCATAGTGGTTCTGCAATCATCTACCGGAAAACAATTTCACATAACTGCGTTTTCTGCAGAGATTGCGGGATTTATTGCAAGTTTCATGGAAGGAAAGCGTGAGGTCCCCCCAACGATTTATGGCATGTTTGAGCAAATGTGCGAAGAAAATGGATTGTTTTTGGTTAGAGTAAAAATCTATGAGAGCGGTGGCATATTTCGTGCAAACCTCTACTTTACAGGCAAAAAGGAAGTGATCCTGCGTAACTATAGATCTTCTGACGCAATTGCACTTGCAACATTTTATAATGTTCCAATTTTGGTTAGAAAAAACCTCTTAAAAGAGCAAGAGGCAAAAAAGCCCAAAGACGACTCATTACCAGTAAAATAA
- a CDS encoding P-II family nitrogen regulator, with product MKRVEAIIQADKLASVVDSLKAAGVGGTTITQSRGVGSGQRPVMQGSRGTAKYEAEYNTLNTIITIVDDSKVGDVVSAIIDAAHTGNRGDGKIFITNVEEAFDIATKESGRNII from the coding sequence ATGAAAAGAGTAGAGGCAATCATACAAGCAGATAAGCTCGCCAGCGTTGTAGATTCGTTAAAGGCTGCCGGTGTCGGAGGAACTACAATTACCCAATCACGCGGAGTCGGATCTGGTCAAAGGCCAGTGATGCAAGGCTCCAGAGGAACTGCCAAGTACGAAGCGGAATACAATACGCTAAACACGATAATAACAATAGTAGACGACTCCAAAGTAGGAGATGTTGTTTCAGCAATTATTGATGCGGCACATACTGGCAACAGGGGAGACGGAAAGATTTTCATAACTAATGTGGAAGAGGCATTTGATATTGCAACAAAAGAAAGTGGAAGAAACATCATCTAG
- a CDS encoding CBS domain-containing protein yields MSLDVIHEHMSAVVNTKVRSLMSKATLIEPSFTLSQVMNKIINGETFDVFCQEKNHTLTINVRDLIQHKYSVPMNVGPLLHSVPSLSENDTVGKAADIITHNGIRAVPVVKDHEIIGVVEAKNILKLISNQDNKWIKANQIFTPEPIVIDTDTPLSTARRMMVDKKFDHLPVIKKDKVSHVLTSNHLLSVTLPPERVGKRDIGSKMTRTLESGVGNLGTNRMATCAPLDNLNVVVDSMLHADTTFCLVSLWDQLQGIITYRDVLNLLSTKLKSTVPLFIVGMPLDDNADIIKQKFTKALDRLQKVYPDIQEARVYIKKLHGVHNRFNYEVSTTILTPHKRHIFTRTGFELSKVTDEVAQLILKTLANRTKNRYKFSIRKMER; encoded by the coding sequence ATGAGTCTAGATGTAATCCATGAGCACATGAGTGCTGTTGTTAATACAAAAGTTCGCTCACTAATGAGTAAAGCCACGCTAATTGAACCGTCTTTTACCCTATCTCAAGTAATGAACAAGATCATAAATGGTGAGACTTTTGACGTTTTCTGCCAAGAAAAAAATCACACCCTTACGATAAATGTGAGAGATCTAATTCAGCACAAGTATTCGGTGCCAATGAATGTGGGACCATTATTGCACTCTGTTCCTAGCCTTTCAGAAAATGACACTGTGGGAAAAGCAGCTGATATAATAACTCATAACGGAATTCGAGCTGTACCTGTAGTCAAAGACCATGAAATAATTGGCGTGGTGGAAGCAAAAAACATACTCAAACTAATTTCAAATCAAGACAACAAATGGATAAAGGCAAACCAAATCTTTACGCCCGAACCAATAGTGATAGATACCGACACCCCACTAAGTACGGCAAGAAGAATGATGGTCGATAAAAAGTTTGATCACCTGCCAGTCATAAAAAAAGACAAGGTATCTCACGTCCTTACATCAAATCATCTTTTGAGCGTAACCCTGCCTCCTGAACGCGTTGGCAAAAGAGACATTGGTTCAAAAATGACAAGAACTTTGGAATCTGGAGTAGGTAACCTTGGCACTAATCGTATGGCAACCTGCGCTCCACTAGACAACCTAAATGTCGTAGTGGATTCAATGCTTCACGCAGATACCACATTCTGTCTTGTGTCCCTATGGGATCAGCTTCAGGGAATTATCACGTATCGTGATGTTCTTAATCTGCTTAGTACAAAACTAAAAAGTACAGTCCCGCTTTTCATCGTTGGCATGCCGCTAGATGATAATGCTGATATCATAAAACAAAAATTCACAAAAGCGCTTGATCGACTACAAAAAGTATATCCTGACATACAGGAAGCCAGAGTTTACATAAAAAAACTTCATGGCGTACACAATCGATTTAACTATGAGGTATCTACTACGATACTGACTCCACATAAGAGACATATCTTTACAAGAACTGGATTTGAACTGAGCAAAGTGACTGATGAAGTGGCGCAACTGATACTCAAAACACTTGCAAACCGCACAAAAAACCGCTACAAATTCAGCATTAGAAAAATGGAAAGATAG
- a CDS encoding helix-turn-helix transcriptional regulator yields MQIQFIGRKVDDEKKDTILEIISDKYCRAIIESTMNVPKSAIEISAECKIPISTVYRRLQNLHDSKLLGISGSITSEGKKHFLYKSKVKAMTSVFNGCNVEVEIVPNTSD; encoded by the coding sequence ATGCAAATACAATTTATAGGAAGAAAAGTTGATGACGAGAAAAAGGACACAATACTTGAAATAATATCGGACAAGTACTGTCGGGCAATAATAGAATCGACCATGAATGTTCCAAAGTCGGCAATCGAGATCAGTGCAGAATGCAAGATTCCGATCAGTACCGTTTACAGGAGATTGCAGAATCTTCATGATTCAAAGCTGCTTGGCATCTCAGGCTCGATTACCTCAGAAGGAAAAAAACATTTTCTATACAAAAGCAAGGTAAAGGCAATGACATCAGTCTTTAACGGATGTAACGTCGAAGTCGAAATAGTTCCTAATACGTCAGATTAG
- a CDS encoding pyridoxamine 5'-phosphate oxidase family protein encodes MNQIDDEIVHLIAKEGNVVVVATIDALGMPNISPRYVMAVLGDKIVFADAYRNKTFTNIRRWPKVTAAVVDRVNRGGFQLKGDAEEVTDPELISECTKKLKELKFDSGPVSVWALIVKEIYSIKPSESSKLPLFSVYS; translated from the coding sequence TTGAATCAGATTGACGATGAGATAGTCCACCTCATTGCAAAAGAAGGCAATGTAGTGGTAGTAGCAACCATAGATGCACTAGGAATGCCAAATATTTCTCCAAGATATGTCATGGCAGTGCTTGGCGATAAGATTGTGTTTGCTGATGCATATAGGAACAAAACATTTACGAATATTAGACGATGGCCAAAAGTTACAGCCGCAGTTGTTGACAGGGTAAACAGGGGAGGCTTCCAACTGAAGGGAGATGCGGAGGAAGTAACAGATCCGGAATTAATTTCAGAATGCACAAAAAAACTAAAAGAGCTTAAATTTGATTCTGGTCCAGTCTCAGTTTGGGCGTTAATAGTAAAAGAAATTTATTCAATAAAACCAAGTGAATCCTCAAAACTTCCTTTGTTTTCAGTTTATAGCTGA
- a CDS encoding Hsp20/alpha crystallin family protein has translation MIRDWFNVDNFDFPILQLGDDLEQKILRPLSCMKEHESKWVLEFDLPLVEKKDVNVYISDDEMIVVEAKLREVYHDSKFTRHQYEHFKKSVSIPKNVDIKKISARFTNGRLVITIPKIFQGTKINIED, from the coding sequence ATGATAAGGGACTGGTTTAATGTTGATAATTTTGACTTTCCAATCTTACAGCTTGGTGATGATTTGGAGCAAAAAATCCTACGTCCGTTATCATGTATGAAGGAACACGAATCAAAATGGGTTTTGGAATTTGATCTCCCGCTTGTTGAAAAAAAGGACGTTAACGTCTACATCAGTGATGACGAGATGATTGTAGTTGAAGCAAAACTACGTGAGGTATATCATGATTCCAAGTTTACAAGGCACCAGTACGAGCATTTCAAAAAAAGCGTATCCATTCCCAAAAATGTCGACATTAAAAAAATCTCAGCGCGATTTACAAACGGCAGACTTGTAATCACAATTCCCAAAATATTTCAGGGGACAAAAATAAACATCGAAGATTAG
- a CDS encoding universal stress protein — MQKQTKILVPLDGSKNSLRALDTAILLFKNQDAIITGFHVIRFPVMFSKEIRKQYVTNAKNIMEVALKHAKQHGIRFVDKIQYDGYIGSTIVKFAQDHKFNLIIIGSRGPNPIAEMFLGSVANYVINKAKMPVLLVK; from the coding sequence GTGCAAAAACAGACCAAAATTCTTGTCCCATTGGATGGCTCAAAGAATTCACTTAGAGCGCTGGATACAGCAATTTTGCTTTTTAAGAATCAGGATGCAATCATTACTGGCTTCCACGTGATTCGTTTTCCAGTAATGTTTAGCAAAGAAATACGAAAGCAGTACGTAACAAATGCCAAGAATATCATGGAGGTAGCTCTAAAACACGCAAAGCAACACGGTATCAGATTTGTAGATAAAATTCAGTATGATGGGTACATAGGAAGCACAATTGTAAAATTTGCACAAGATCACAAGTTTAATCTGATAATAATAGGATCAAGAGGTCCGAATCCAATCGCAGAAATGTTTCTTGGCAGTGTTGCAAACTATGTGATCAACAAAGCAAAGATGCCAGTCTTGTTGGTAAAATAA
- a CDS encoding CBS domain-containing protein — protein MEDKLYSSPVFTLTEHSSIHDALILMQTNFVKRTVVVRDKKPVGIVTERDINRFLENDNTKRSLDEVTLKEIMKKNLITVIANQQDHLEQCATRMETFKIGSIIVTDDDGNLTGITTQTDITRFYAKMYPGKYKVKDYMTDKVFTCRHSDSLKFALETINKNNTSRLVSTDNMGNVKGVITTNTFLKHSSYFKKPTKTREYLLPSESASNLAVSDLVKNEVLMIEPDDDLATAAHLMVRNNVSGVPVIVMQKNKLVGIVTKFDIVRAFAEVLPHRKLLDKYRMFH, from the coding sequence ATGGAAGACAAGCTATATTCCTCACCAGTTTTTACGTTAACTGAGCATAGTTCCATTCATGACGCACTGATATTGATGCAAACTAATTTTGTCAAGAGAACAGTGGTTGTCCGGGACAAAAAACCGGTAGGCATAGTAACTGAACGCGATATCAACAGATTCCTTGAAAACGACAATACAAAACGGTCACTAGATGAAGTTACACTAAAAGAAATAATGAAAAAGAACTTGATCACAGTAATAGCCAATCAGCAAGATCACCTAGAACAGTGCGCTACTAGGATGGAGACATTCAAGATAGGATCAATCATAGTGACAGATGACGATGGGAATCTTACTGGAATAACAACGCAGACAGACATTACAAGGTTTTACGCAAAGATGTATCCAGGCAAATACAAAGTAAAAGATTACATGACGGACAAGGTCTTTACGTGCCGTCATTCAGATTCGCTGAAATTTGCGTTGGAGACAATCAACAAAAACAATACCTCACGATTAGTAAGTACTGATAATATGGGAAATGTAAAAGGTGTTATTACTACAAACACTTTTCTAAAACACAGTTCTTATTTCAAAAAGCCTACCAAAACTAGAGAATATCTACTTCCAAGCGAATCTGCCAGTAATTTGGCAGTAAGCGATCTTGTTAAAAACGAGGTATTAATGATTGAGCCGGATGATGATTTGGCAACTGCTGCACATCTTATGGTAAGAAACAATGTTAGCGGGGTTCCAGTGATTGTAATGCAAAAAAACAAGCTGGTTGGCATTGTCACAAAATTTGACATAGTAAGGGCATTTGCAGAGGTTTTGCCACACAGAAAGCTGCTAGACAAATATAGAATGTTTCATTAA
- a CDS encoding AMP phosphorylase: MSLQLKINILGIESGGKPVVFLNKADADEIGVTASGRVMLKVKKGITAIVNVATKSVKKGHIGITEEVRVLLGSAPSIIDVEISAFPKSLQFIRAKLDGKKLLRNEIFEIVRGVVTGNLNESEIASFVTALHIHGIDLDEATSLSLAMVETGKQLKLGNKIIVDKHSIGGVPGDKTTLLVVPIVAAAGLVIPKTSSRAITSAAGTADRAEVLMPVSMTYDKMKKMVRKCNGCVVWGGALDLAPADDIFVKTEYPLYIDPLLLPSIMSKKKAVGATHLVIDIPTGRGSKVKTISEADSLAKDLIEIGKRLNIHTHCVVTYGEQPVGYTVGPALEAREALEVLMNESNVPDLIDKACSIAGAIFEITGRKNGYALAKDIIKTGRAEAKLREIISAQGGNSSIRPGDISIGSETLKVKAKSEGQVLWISNSAIVEIARSAGAPKDKGAGIIFNKKIGDPVSRDDILFTVYAEKSRKLSRTQDLLKEMDPIGVGKRADMVIRTIKDTPTLKRSFVLER, from the coding sequence ATGTCATTGCAATTAAAAATTAACATTTTGGGTATTGAATCAGGAGGGAAGCCAGTAGTTTTTTTAAACAAGGCAGATGCTGATGAGATTGGCGTTACCGCCTCTGGCAGAGTGATGTTAAAGGTAAAAAAGGGAATTACTGCCATAGTAAACGTAGCCACGAAATCCGTCAAAAAAGGCCATATTGGTATAACTGAAGAAGTGAGAGTACTACTTGGATCTGCCCCAAGCATAATTGATGTTGAAATTTCTGCATTTCCAAAATCATTACAGTTTATTCGAGCCAAGTTAGATGGGAAGAAACTTTTGCGTAACGAAATTTTTGAAATTGTCAGAGGGGTTGTTACTGGAAATCTGAATGAGAGTGAAATTGCATCGTTTGTTACTGCGTTGCATATTCATGGGATAGATCTTGACGAAGCCACAAGTCTCTCTCTGGCAATGGTAGAAACTGGAAAACAGCTGAAACTTGGAAATAAGATTATCGTAGATAAACACAGTATTGGAGGCGTGCCAGGAGACAAGACAACACTTTTGGTTGTGCCGATTGTTGCAGCTGCAGGTCTGGTGATTCCAAAAACTTCATCGAGGGCAATAACGTCTGCTGCTGGAACAGCAGACAGAGCGGAAGTTCTGATGCCAGTAAGCATGACGTATGACAAGATGAAGAAGATGGTTAGAAAGTGTAATGGTTGTGTGGTATGGGGCGGCGCACTGGATCTAGCGCCAGCGGACGACATTTTCGTCAAAACGGAGTATCCTCTGTATATTGATCCATTGTTGCTGCCATCCATAATGAGTAAAAAAAAGGCAGTTGGCGCAACCCACCTTGTAATTGACATACCTACGGGAAGAGGTTCTAAGGTAAAAACAATAAGCGAGGCAGACAGTCTTGCAAAGGATCTAATTGAGATTGGAAAGAGGTTGAACATACATACGCATTGTGTTGTTACATATGGAGAACAGCCTGTTGGATACACGGTTGGCCCTGCACTTGAGGCGAGAGAGGCACTAGAGGTCTTGATGAATGAATCCAATGTTCCAGATTTGATAGACAAGGCATGTAGTATTGCAGGTGCCATCTTTGAGATTACTGGAAGAAAGAATGGATATGCCTTGGCAAAAGACATCATAAAGACAGGAAGGGCGGAGGCAAAGCTCAGAGAAATAATTAGTGCGCAGGGAGGCAACTCTTCGATAAGACCTGGCGACATTTCAATTGGCAGTGAGACGCTCAAAGTTAAGGCAAAAAGCGAAGGACAGGTGTTATGGATTAGCAATAGTGCAATTGTTGAAATAGCAAGAAGTGCTGGCGCGCCAAAAGACAAGGGGGCAGGGATAATTTTTAATAAAAAAATTGGCGATCCCGTATCAAGGGACGATATTTTATTTACGGTTTATGCTGAAAAATCTCGCAAGCTGAGCAGGACACAAGATCTGTTAAAAGAGATGGATCCAATAGGAGTTGGAAAAAGAGCTGACATGGTGATTAGGACAATAAAAGATACGCCTACATTAAAGCGAAGCTTTGTCTTGGAAAGATAG
- a CDS encoding universal stress protein yields MGRKYEQILVPYDGSKYYKKSLEEAIEIAKKFGSDIHLLHVIDALTAVPPVYDSPDTVIDMKKLERVLKNAVSKSDLILRNEILRCKENGVDADYKIITGSAADVILKFAKKMEIDLIVMGSQGLSGIRKILALGSVSRKVSELAQCPVLLVR; encoded by the coding sequence ATGGGTAGGAAGTATGAACAGATTCTTGTGCCTTATGACGGTTCAAAGTATTACAAAAAATCTCTTGAGGAGGCAATTGAAATTGCAAAGAAGTTTGGCTCCGACATACACTTACTTCATGTAATAGATGCTTTAACGGCAGTGCCTCCAGTTTACGACAGCCCAGATACTGTTATTGATATGAAAAAATTGGAACGGGTTTTAAAAAACGCGGTTTCTAAAAGCGACCTGATACTTCGTAATGAAATATTACGATGTAAGGAAAATGGAGTGGATGCAGATTACAAAATAATCACAGGATCAGCAGCAGATGTGATACTCAAGTTTGCAAAAAAAATGGAAATAGATTTGATAGTGATGGGCAGCCAAGGACTTTCGGGAATTCGTAAAATATTGGCACTTGGAAGTGTTAGTAGAAAGGTTTCTGAGCTGGCTCAATGCCCAGTGTTATTAGTAAGGTGA
- a CDS encoding Hsp20/alpha crystallin family protein — translation MDRAFDNFRRDLEKSFASFPAIPALFPNLKSMSCDVIDEGDQYLIKLEMPGVKKDEINLNVSDNSIEISAQHKEEEEEKKKNYLRKERSEVSYYRTLPLPEKVLSYKTQAKLTDGILNVTIPKAVPTPKPKKNSIQVQ, via the coding sequence ATGGACAGAGCATTTGATAACTTTAGAAGAGATCTAGAAAAATCATTCGCTTCATTCCCCGCAATACCGGCATTGTTCCCAAACCTCAAATCAATGTCATGCGACGTTATAGATGAGGGAGATCAATATCTGATAAAGTTGGAAATGCCTGGAGTAAAAAAGGACGAAATCAATCTGAATGTATCTGATAATTCCATAGAAATATCTGCGCAGCACAAAGAAGAGGAAGAAGAAAAGAAAAAAAATTATCTTAGAAAGGAAAGGAGCGAGGTATCGTACTATAGGACTCTCCCGCTACCCGAAAAAGTTCTATCCTACAAAACGCAAGCAAAGCTGACTGATGGCATTCTAAATGTTACAATACCAAAGGCAGTGCCTACACCAAAACCAAAAAAGAACTCGATACAAGTCCAATAA
- a CDS encoding universal stress protein gives MSRSGIKRILVPLDGSKNSIRGLDNAIYLARQCQATITGIYILPRVPVRTYRAIQYPEKELLKDADRNMEYAKKHCAQNGIVFEKKISFGDPGYTIVKYAKDRNFDIIVIGARGRGSIKEVFFGSVSNYVVHKAGMPVLIVK, from the coding sequence ATGTCGAGATCTGGAATTAAGAGAATCCTAGTTCCTTTGGACGGATCAAAAAACTCCATTAGAGGTCTGGACAATGCGATTTATCTTGCAAGGCAGTGCCAAGCAACGATTACCGGGATCTACATCTTGCCAAGAGTACCAGTGCGCACATATCGGGCGATCCAGTATCCAGAAAAAGAACTGCTAAAGGATGCAGACAGAAACATGGAATATGCAAAAAAGCATTGCGCTCAGAACGGAATCGTTTTTGAAAAAAAGATATCATTTGGCGATCCTGGATATACGATTGTCAAGTATGCAAAAGACAGGAATTTTGACATAATAGTAATCGGGGCAAGAGGCAGAGGTTCAATAAAAGAGGTCTTCTTTGGCAGCGTATCAAATTACGTCGTGCACAAGGCAGGCATGCCGGTTTTAATTGTCAAGTAA
- a CDS encoding proteasome assembly chaperone family protein: MGTKTVAKKSSNNATLVLGFPGNGLIGTFTLSYMIQHLKMEIVGEINHPDLPPTVFVENGEVIGPIRIHKKDNLYAIISEIPIYSEISYDFTEAILAFCTKNKINKVIVPSGVDAQYTDKKDIKTYGLATDPSLEKFMYENDIPKFITGTIIGTDAAVITSFRNKHMPLLVLYTSCHPFFPDPQASIHAVTTLAKILKIQVDTSEIQKRVDYLRIQHRNLMQETLDTLYQQEQQLPTKAPPIYR, from the coding sequence TTGGGAACAAAAACCGTAGCAAAAAAATCATCTAATAATGCAACCCTCGTACTTGGTTTTCCGGGAAATGGGTTAATTGGGACTTTTACCTTATCCTATATGATACAACATCTGAAAATGGAAATCGTTGGAGAGATTAATCATCCTGATCTGCCTCCTACCGTGTTTGTAGAAAATGGCGAGGTAATTGGGCCAATTAGGATACACAAAAAGGATAACCTATATGCTATAATTTCAGAAATCCCAATTTATTCTGAAATTTCTTACGATTTCACAGAAGCAATACTTGCCTTTTGTACCAAGAACAAAATAAACAAAGTCATTGTCCCAAGCGGAGTAGACGCCCAGTACACAGATAAAAAAGACATCAAAACCTATGGCCTTGCAACCGATCCGTCGCTTGAGAAATTCATGTATGAGAATGATATTCCGAAATTCATCACGGGAACGATAATTGGGACAGATGCAGCTGTTATCACCTCATTTAGAAATAAACACATGCCGCTTCTCGTCCTGTATACTTCGTGTCATCCATTCTTTCCTGATCCACAGGCATCAATTCATGCAGTAACCACACTGGCAAAAATATTAAAAATACAGGTGGATACAAGTGAAATCCAAAAACGAGTTGACTATCTTAGGATACAGCACCGAAACCTAATGCAAGAAACGCTTGATACATTATACCAACAGGAGCAACAACTGCCAACAAAAGCTCCTCCGATCTACCGGTGA